The following proteins come from a genomic window of Campylobacter concisus:
- a CDS encoding VanZ family protein, with translation MSRVKFLSKICFFAALLAIDFLAFTPKSPTIIENSWDKANHFLAFCILYILLYLGYEFKIFKNLALLLAFGVQIELVQAFLPNREFSLLDIVADMIGATFGVIVVEILKRIIYGKSKASF, from the coding sequence TTGAGTAGGGTAAAATTTCTTAGTAAAATTTGCTTTTTCGCTGCTCTTTTAGCAATTGATTTTCTTGCATTTACTCCAAAAAGTCCCACGATCATCGAAAATTCGTGGGATAAAGCAAATCATTTTTTAGCTTTTTGCATCCTATACATCCTGCTCTATCTTGGCTATGAGTTTAAAATTTTTAAAAATTTAGCCCTACTTTTAGCCTTTGGTGTGCAAATAGAACTCGTTCAAGCGTTTTTACCAAACAGGGAATTTAGCCTGCTTGACATCGTGGCTGACATGATCGGAGCAACTTTTGGAGTTATAGTAGTTGAAATTTTAAAAAGGATAATTTATGGCAAAAGCAAAGCCAGTTTTTGA
- the radA gene encoding DNA repair protein RadA, producing the protein MAKAKPVFECQACGNQQSKWLGKCPQCGAWDSFVELSQQEIKISKEIAKSTGVASKAISIDEVEIQNFTRFSTKDSELDLVLGGGVVEGSLVLIGGSPGIGKSTLLLKIGSNLAKDGKKTLYVSGEESQSQIKMRADRLNAVDKNLYLLTEICLEDILLEVQKSDYKVLVIDSIQTLYSQNISSAPGSITQVREITFELMRLAKSQNICVFIIGHITKEGSIAGPRVLEHMVDVVLYFEGDASRELRILRGFKNRFGSTSEVGIFEMSQHGLVSANEVSSKFFTRGGAMSGSAITIIMEGSRALSIEIQALVCESAYPKRSSTGFERNRLDMLLALLERKLEIPLGHYDVFINVSGGVKINETAADLAVIAAIISSFKNRPISKDSVFIGELSLNGEIREIFNLDQRLKEAKMQKFKNAIIPNKPLDTQGLKCFYAKDITQVLEWM; encoded by the coding sequence ATGGCAAAAGCAAAGCCAGTTTTTGAGTGTCAAGCCTGCGGAAACCAGCAGAGCAAATGGCTAGGCAAATGCCCACAATGTGGGGCTTGGGATAGCTTTGTCGAGCTTAGTCAGCAAGAGATAAAGATAAGCAAAGAGATAGCAAAAAGCACCGGAGTAGCCAGCAAAGCCATAAGCATAGATGAAGTTGAAATTCAAAATTTTACGAGATTTAGCACCAAAGATAGCGAACTCGACCTTGTTCTTGGTGGTGGCGTAGTCGAGGGCTCACTCGTTTTAATAGGTGGTAGTCCGGGCATCGGCAAATCAACCCTGCTTCTAAAAATCGGCTCAAATTTAGCAAAAGACGGTAAAAAAACGCTCTATGTAAGTGGCGAAGAGAGCCAAAGCCAGATAAAAATGAGAGCTGACAGGCTAAATGCTGTGGATAAAAATTTATACTTATTAACTGAAATTTGCCTAGAAGATATCCTGCTAGAAGTGCAAAAAAGCGACTACAAAGTGCTAGTAATCGACTCCATACAAACGCTTTATAGTCAAAATATAAGCTCCGCTCCAGGCTCGATCACACAGGTTCGAGAGATCACATTTGAGCTGATGAGGCTTGCAAAGAGCCAAAATATCTGCGTTTTCATCATCGGTCATATTACCAAAGAGGGCTCGATCGCAGGGCCTAGAGTGCTTGAACACATGGTCGATGTGGTGCTTTATTTTGAGGGCGATGCGAGCAGAGAGTTAAGAATTTTGCGTGGGTTTAAAAACCGCTTTGGCTCGACGAGTGAGGTTGGTATATTTGAAATGAGCCAGCACGGACTGGTGAGCGCAAACGAGGTTTCGAGTAAATTTTTCACACGTGGCGGGGCGATGAGTGGAAGTGCGATAACTATCATAATGGAAGGCTCAAGGGCGCTTAGCATCGAAATTCAGGCACTTGTTTGCGAAAGCGCTTATCCAAAACGAAGCTCGACTGGCTTTGAGAGAAACCGCCTAGATATGCTGCTAGCCCTACTTGAGCGAAAGCTAGAGATCCCACTTGGCCACTACGATGTCTTCATAAACGTTTCAGGTGGCGTTAAGATAAACGAAACTGCGGCAGATCTAGCCGTCATCGCAGCGATAATAAGTAGCTTTAAAAACCGCCCTATCAGCAAGGACAGCGTCTTCATCGGCGAGCTAAGTCTAAACGGCGAGATAAGAGAGATTTTCAATCTCGATCAGCGCCTAAAAGAGGCAAAAATGCAGAAATTTAAAAATGCTATCATCCCAAACAAACCGCTTGACACGCAAGGACTAAAGTGCTTTTACGCCAAAGATATCACGCAAGTGCTTGAGTGGATGTAA
- the ftsY gene encoding signal recognition particle-docking protein FtsY, with translation MLDFLKKGLEKTFGAISSAKKSKKIDKESLEEILLEADVAYEIVEEILYYLPPQDEVSRADLRRVMSSYFIYENERVIEPDKPFVDLILGVNGAGKTTTIAKLANLYKNNGKSVILGACDTFRAGAIEQLRQWSIRLNVPIVATQQGHDPSAVAYDTISSALAKGIDRVILDTAGRLQNQTNLANELEKIVRISKKAYEKAPHRKILILDGTQGNAGVAQAKAFNDIVSLDGVIITKLDGTAKGGALFGVARELELPIFYIGIGESMDDIIKFNPDEFLDELMDAIFE, from the coding sequence ATGCTTGATTTTCTAAAAAAAGGCCTTGAGAAGACTTTTGGAGCGATAAGCTCAGCGAAGAAGTCAAAAAAGATAGACAAAGAGAGCTTAGAAGAAATTTTGCTTGAAGCTGACGTAGCTTACGAGATCGTGGAAGAAATTTTATACTACTTGCCACCACAAGATGAAGTGAGCAGAGCCGACCTAAGGCGCGTTATGAGTAGCTATTTCATCTACGAAAATGAGCGCGTGATCGAGCCTGATAAGCCATTTGTCGATCTCATCCTTGGCGTAAATGGCGCTGGCAAGACGACCACAATCGCAAAGCTTGCAAATTTATATAAAAATAATGGCAAAAGCGTCATTTTAGGCGCTTGTGATACATTTAGAGCTGGAGCGATCGAGCAGCTACGCCAGTGGTCAATTAGGCTAAATGTGCCAATAGTCGCCACACAGCAAGGGCATGATCCTTCGGCTGTTGCTTACGATACGATTAGCTCAGCCCTTGCAAAAGGCATCGACCGAGTCATCCTTGATACGGCTGGCAGACTTCAAAATCAGACAAATTTAGCAAACGAGCTAGAAAAGATCGTTCGTATTAGCAAAAAAGCTTACGAAAAAGCGCCTCACCGCAAAATTTTGATTCTTGATGGCACGCAAGGTAATGCCGGAGTAGCACAAGCAAAGGCGTTTAACGATATTGTCTCGCTTGATGGCGTTATCATCACAAAGCTTGATGGTACTGCAAAGGGTGGAGCACTGTTTGGTGTGGCAAGAGAGCTTGAGCTACCTATATTTTATATAGGCATTGGCGAGAGTATGGACGATATCATCAAATTTAATCCAGACGAGTTTTTAGACGAGCTAATGGACGCCATTTTTGAGTAG
- a CDS encoding TlpA family protein disulfide reductase: MTLKRAIITSLCIFAFFGCGDENKQKKEQNTSEQTQGKILDKNASKDENLSKDSLTPKMSENAQDSEIKEINLKLLSGATMQITKRSNGFDVKDGKKATLYVFFATWCPPCKAEIPHLNNLSEKFKNELDIVGVLLEDKSEDEVKDFAQKYKIKYEVAVGEGNFLFEKAMGGIKGLPASALFKANGDYVQGYIGLVPEEMLENDINRATK, encoded by the coding sequence ATGACATTAAAACGAGCAATTATAACATCACTTTGCATTTTTGCATTTTTTGGATGCGGCGACGAGAACAAGCAAAAAAAAGAGCAAAATACAAGCGAACAAACGCAAGGCAAAATTTTAGATAAAAATGCTAGCAAAGATGAAAATTTAAGCAAAGACTCACTCACTCCAAAAATGAGTGAAAATGCCCAAGATAGCGAGATAAAAGAGATAAATCTAAAGCTGCTAAGTGGAGCAACTATGCAGATTACAAAAAGAAGCAATGGCTTTGATGTAAAAGATGGCAAAAAAGCAACTCTTTACGTATTTTTTGCCACTTGGTGCCCACCTTGCAAGGCCGAGATCCCTCACTTAAATAACCTAAGCGAGAAATTTAAAAACGAACTAGATATCGTTGGTGTGCTACTTGAAGACAAAAGTGAAGATGAAGTAAAAGATTTTGCTCAAAAATATAAAATAAAATACGAAGTCGCGGTTGGCGAGGGAAATTTTTTATTTGAAAAAGCAATGGGTGGCATAAAAGGCTTGCCTGCGTCAGCACTTTTTAAAGCAAATGGCGACTACGTTCAAGGCTACATCGGTCTTGTGCCTGAAGAGATGCTTGAAAATGACATAAATAGGGCTACAAAATAA